In Deinococcus aquiradiocola, one genomic interval encodes:
- a CDS encoding glycerol-3-phosphate acyltransferase — protein sequence MVAVLVLLLSYLLGSLVFGVLYSRLRGRDIRDKDLPGGSGTYRQYGLWPAIIVTALDIGKGILAAVVTQHYAPQYTWLAVAGVTLGHCYPVYFRFSGGGGIAPFNGAFMGAAPLTATPTFIVTLLIIPLYKATLQKRLKLNAIPFAAACMLVIGVAFSLLLHRGLAEFLAGGAVMAARAVHMLLQPDPGQDAGGKATT from the coding sequence ATGGTCGCCGTCCTCGTTCTGCTGCTCTCGTATCTGCTCGGCTCGCTGGTGTTCGGCGTGCTGTACTCGCGCCTGCGGGGCCGCGACATCCGCGACAAGGACCTGCCCGGCGGCAGCGGCACGTACCGGCAGTACGGCCTGTGGCCCGCCATCATCGTGACGGCCCTCGACATCGGCAAGGGCATCCTGGCGGCCGTCGTGACGCAGCACTACGCCCCGCAGTACACGTGGCTGGCCGTGGCGGGAGTCACGCTCGGCCACTGCTACCCCGTCTACTTCCGCTTCTCCGGCGGGGGCGGCATCGCACCGTTCAACGGGGCCTTCATGGGCGCCGCGCCCCTCACGGCCACGCCCACCTTCATCGTCACGCTGCTCATCATCCCGCTGTACAAGGCGACCCTGCAGAAACGCCTCAAGCTGAACGCCATTCCCTTCGCGGCCGCCTGCATGCTGGTCATCGGGGTGGCGTTCTCGCTGCTGCTGCACCGCGGCCTCGCGGAATTCCTGGCGGGCGGGGCCGTGATGGCGGCGCGCGCCGTGCACATGCTGCTGCAACCTGACCCCGGCCAGGACGCGGGGGGGAAGGCCACCACTTGA
- a CDS encoding YIP1 family protein: MTQPNPQATIQDMFPQSVAVLSQPSVAAFERFERRGGTREAAIYVLLAALVSGLIAGFFAVFHSDVTVLGQFFSRLVQTILGFGIFTGLVYLVGRGIFKGTGTYPEVAYTFALFFVPISIVSTVIGVIPVLGWLVSWLLSLVTVYFGFLAVQSSMNLRDTVQAAVTLVLSGIGYLVVLAVLGSLFLLR, translated from the coding sequence ATGACGCAGCCCAACCCGCAGGCCACCATCCAGGACATGTTCCCGCAGAGCGTCGCCGTGCTCTCCCAGCCGAGCGTCGCCGCCTTCGAACGCTTCGAACGCCGCGGCGGCACCCGCGAGGCCGCCATCTACGTCCTGCTCGCCGCCCTCGTCTCGGGCCTCATCGCGGGCTTCTTCGCGGTCTTCCACTCCGACGTGACCGTCCTCGGGCAGTTCTTCAGCCGCCTCGTCCAGACGATCCTCGGCTTCGGGATCTTCACGGGCCTCGTGTACCTCGTCGGGCGCGGCATCTTCAAGGGCACCGGCACGTACCCCGAAGTGGCGTACACCTTCGCGCTGTTCTTCGTGCCGATCAGCATCGTCAGCACCGTCATCGGCGTGATCCCCGTCCTCGGCTGGCTCGTCAGCTGGCTCCTCAGCCTCGTCACCGTGTACTTCGGCTTCCTGGCCGTGCAGTCCAGCATGAACCTGCGCGACACCGTTCAGGCCGCCGTCACGCTCGTGCTGTCCGGCATCGGGTACCTCGTCGTGCTGGCCGTCCTCGGCTCGCTGTTCCTGCTCCGCTGA
- the uvrB gene encoding excinuclease ABC subunit UvrB — protein MLRVESEYRPAGDQPTAIRSLVEGLESGLRSQTLLGATGTGKTYTMAKVIEETGRPALIMAPNKILTAQLASEFREFFPGSAVEFFISYYDYYQPEAYVPGKDLFIEKDANINHEIERLRHSATRSLLTRPDTIVVASVSCIYGLGDPEEYRALNLVLKAGEPIGRDAILERLVTMQYERNDIELAPGRFRAKGDTLEIWPSYDEQPLRLELWGDDLERIQVVHPVSGDALATLDATVVYPAKHYVASAGNVERAIVTIQQELDERLEYFRSMGKLLEAQRIKERTLYDLEMLKVLGYCSGIENYSRHIDGRASGATPYTMLDYFPDNFITFIDESHVTVPQIGGMANGDRARKQTLVDYGFRLPSALDNRPLNFQEFLEKTGQTVYVSATPGPYEREVSDNTADQIIRPTGLVDPQVTVRPIQGQIEDLLGRIRQRAGIGERVLVTTLTKRMSEDLSEYLLEKGVRARYMHSDIDAVERQVIIRDLRLGHYDVLIGINLLREGLDLPEVSLVAILDADKPGFLRSERALIQTIGRAARNLNGEVILYGDTITPAMQYAMDETRRRREKQTAHNLEHGITPTSIKKTVRDVIRGEEEAELPTGGTLAEGKDALTMQLTDLELDMWQASEDLDFERAASLRDQIRAIEAKLQGKEFSQPTIPGQKVRKRGRR, from the coding sequence ATGCTCAGGGTAGAGTCAGAGTACAGACCGGCAGGAGACCAGCCGACCGCCATCCGCAGCCTGGTAGAAGGCCTGGAGTCCGGACTGCGCTCCCAGACGCTGCTCGGCGCCACCGGCACCGGCAAGACGTACACCATGGCCAAGGTCATCGAGGAGACGGGCCGCCCCGCCCTCATCATGGCCCCCAACAAGATCCTCACGGCGCAGCTCGCCAGCGAGTTCCGCGAGTTCTTCCCCGGCAGCGCCGTGGAGTTCTTCATCTCGTACTACGACTACTACCAGCCGGAAGCGTACGTGCCGGGCAAGGACCTCTTCATCGAGAAGGACGCCAACATCAACCACGAGATCGAGCGCCTGCGGCACTCCGCCACCCGCAGCCTCCTGACGCGGCCCGACACCATCGTCGTCGCCAGCGTCAGCTGCATCTACGGCCTCGGCGACCCCGAAGAGTACCGCGCGCTGAACCTCGTGCTGAAGGCCGGCGAACCGATCGGGCGCGACGCGATCCTGGAGCGGCTCGTGACCATGCAGTACGAACGCAACGACATCGAACTCGCGCCCGGCCGCTTCCGCGCCAAGGGCGACACCCTGGAGATCTGGCCCAGCTACGACGAGCAGCCGCTGCGCCTCGAACTGTGGGGCGACGACCTCGAACGCATCCAGGTGGTGCACCCCGTCAGCGGCGACGCGCTCGCCACGCTCGACGCGACTGTCGTGTACCCCGCCAAGCACTACGTGGCGTCCGCCGGGAACGTGGAGCGGGCCATCGTCACCATCCAGCAGGAACTCGACGAGCGCCTCGAGTACTTCCGCAGCATGGGCAAACTGCTCGAAGCGCAGCGCATCAAGGAACGCACCCTGTACGACCTGGAGATGCTGAAGGTCCTCGGGTACTGCTCCGGCATCGAGAACTACTCGCGGCACATCGACGGGCGCGCGTCGGGCGCCACGCCGTACACCATGCTCGACTACTTCCCCGACAACTTCATCACGTTCATCGACGAGTCGCACGTCACCGTCCCCCAGATCGGCGGGATGGCGAACGGCGACCGCGCCCGCAAGCAGACGCTGGTGGATTACGGTTTCCGCCTCCCCTCGGCGCTCGACAACCGCCCCCTGAACTTCCAGGAGTTCCTGGAAAAGACCGGGCAGACGGTGTACGTGTCCGCCACGCCCGGCCCGTACGAGCGCGAGGTGAGCGACAACACCGCCGACCAGATCATCCGCCCCACCGGTCTCGTCGACCCGCAGGTGACGGTGCGTCCCATCCAGGGACAGATCGAGGACCTGCTGGGCCGCATCCGGCAGCGGGCAGGCATCGGGGAGCGGGTGCTCGTCACGACGCTCACCAAACGCATGAGCGAGGACCTCAGCGAGTACCTGCTGGAGAAGGGCGTCCGCGCCCGCTACATGCACAGCGACATCGACGCGGTCGAACGGCAGGTCATCATCCGCGACCTGCGCCTCGGGCATTACGACGTGCTGATCGGCATCAACCTGCTGCGCGAGGGCCTCGACCTGCCGGAAGTGAGTCTGGTCGCCATTCTGGACGCCGACAAGCCCGGCTTCCTGCGCAGCGAACGCGCCCTCATCCAGACGATCGGCCGCGCCGCCCGCAACCTGAACGGCGAAGTCATCCTGTACGGCGACACCATCACGCCCGCCATGCAGTACGCGATGGACGAGACGCGCCGCCGCCGAGAGAAGCAGACCGCGCACAACCTCGAACACGGCATCACGCCCACCAGCATCAAGAAGACCGTCCGTGACGTGATCCGCGGCGAGGAGGAAGCCGAACTGCCCACGGGCGGCACGCTCGCCGAAGGCAAGGACGCGCTCACCATGCAGCTCACGGACCTGGAGCTCGACATGTGGCAGGCGTCCGAGGACCTGGATTTCGAGCGGGCCGCGTCCCTGCGCGACCAGATCCGCGCCATCGAGGCGAAACTGCAGGGCAAGGAGTTCTCGCAGCCCACCATCCCCGGCCAGAAGGTCCGCAAGCGCGGCCGCCGCTGA
- a CDS encoding NAD-dependent epimerase/dehydratase family protein: protein MNLLVLGGTQFVGRHIVEAAVEAGHSVSVFTRGVSPDDLPPGVTRLRGDRDGGLDALRDGSWDACVDVSGYVPRVVRQSAELLRGRVGRYLFISTVSVYAPGPRDWTPEDAPLQELDDPATEDVQAAYGGLKVLCERVVNEVFGERATHVRPHIVAGPWDHTRRFTAWPEALAAGGPVLAPGDGSDPVQYVDARDLAAFVLRLLTDGTPGTFNAAAGSRSWHAFLNGVAEGVRSQSELAWTPAAELAERGLGWAEVPLFVPRALDVTGLMRVDVSWAERAGLRCRPLEETARDTLAWSVTRPAGERPVPGILAAREAGR, encoded by the coding sequence ATGAATCTCCTGGTGCTGGGCGGAACGCAGTTCGTGGGGCGGCACATCGTGGAAGCGGCAGTGGAGGCGGGGCACAGCGTGAGCGTGTTCACGCGCGGGGTGTCACCGGACGACCTGCCGCCCGGCGTGACGCGCCTGCGCGGCGACCGGGACGGCGGCCTGGACGCCCTGCGGGACGGGTCGTGGGACGCGTGCGTGGACGTGAGCGGGTACGTGCCGCGCGTGGTGCGGCAGAGTGCGGAGCTGCTGCGGGGCCGGGTGGGACGCTACCTGTTCATCAGCACGGTGAGCGTGTACGCGCCCGGGCCGCGCGACTGGACGCCGGAGGACGCGCCGCTGCAGGAGCTGGACGACCCGGCCACGGAGGACGTCCAGGCCGCGTACGGGGGCCTGAAGGTCCTGTGCGAGCGCGTGGTGAACGAGGTGTTCGGGGAGCGTGCGACGCACGTCCGGCCGCACATCGTGGCGGGGCCGTGGGATCACACGCGGCGGTTCACGGCGTGGCCGGAAGCGCTCGCGGCGGGCGGGCCGGTCCTCGCGCCGGGCGACGGGAGCGACCCGGTGCAGTACGTGGACGCGCGGGACCTCGCGGCGTTCGTGCTGCGCCTCCTGACGGACGGCACGCCCGGCACCTTCAACGCGGCGGCCGGGAGCCGCTCGTGGCACGCGTTCCTGAACGGGGTGGCCGAGGGCGTCCGGTCACAGTCGGAGCTGGCGTGGACACCCGCCGCCGAACTCGCGGAACGCGGGCTGGGGTGGGCGGAGGTGCCGCTGTTCGTGCCGCGCGCGCTGGACGTGACGGGCCTCATGCGGGTGGACGTGTCGTGGGCGGAACGGGCGGGCCTGCGCTGCCGTCCGCTGGAGGAGACGGCGCGTGACACGCTGGCATGGAGCGTCACGCGGCCCGCCGGGGAGCGGCCCGTGCCGGGTATCCTCGCCGCGCGGGAAGCGGGACGGTGA
- a CDS encoding dihydrofolate reductase family protein codes for MTGGTTWRVSVFVGVSLDGFIARADHGLEWLDAVRTDPPEDTGYAALMASADAVVMGRRTYDAVLGFPGWPFARQRVTVLTHRPPPGSAHGETFAQGPLPDVLDSLRAGGARHVYLDGGVTVRQGLAARRVTHLTLSWVPVLLGRGVPLFGPDVPEGAWTLTGSQAFPSGLVQATYEARGT; via the coding sequence GTGACGGGAGGGACGACCTGGCGGGTGTCGGTGTTCGTGGGCGTGAGCCTGGACGGCTTCATCGCGCGGGCCGATCACGGCCTGGAGTGGCTGGACGCCGTGCGCACCGACCCGCCCGAGGACACCGGGTACGCGGCCCTGATGGCGTCCGCGGACGCGGTCGTGATGGGACGACGCACGTACGACGCGGTGCTGGGCTTTCCCGGGTGGCCCTTCGCGAGACAGCGGGTGACGGTCCTCACGCACCGCCCGCCGCCAGGGAGCGCGCACGGCGAGACGTTCGCGCAGGGGCCGCTGCCGGACGTGCTGGACAGCCTGCGGGCAGGCGGGGCGAGGCACGTGTACCTGGACGGCGGCGTGACGGTCCGGCAGGGCCTCGCGGCGCGGCGCGTGACGCACCTCACGCTGTCGTGGGTGCCCGTGCTGCTGGGGCGCGGCGTACCGCTGTTCGGGCCGGACGTGCCGGAGGGCGCGTGGACCCTCACGGGCAGCCAAGCGTTCCCGAGCGGGCTGGTGCAGGCGACGTACGAGGCGCGAGGCACCTGA
- a CDS encoding HNH endonuclease yields the protein MNLSTPRVLVLNASYEPLHVTSAKRAITLVQYGVAEVLEESSDVVRSPSTELLVPSVIRLRRYVRRPRAHPIPFNRRNVLRRDHFVCQYCGSREDLTIDHVHPRSRGGRHGWDNVVTACRICNQRKGSRTPDEAQMPLRMPPRAPSFGFYAYGQFAQMREGWGKYIGEK from the coding sequence GTGAATCTAAGCACCCCGCGCGTGCTTGTTTTGAACGCCTCGTACGAACCTCTCCACGTCACGAGCGCCAAGCGCGCCATCACCCTCGTGCAGTACGGCGTGGCCGAAGTGCTGGAGGAGAGCAGCGACGTCGTGCGCTCGCCCAGCACCGAACTGCTCGTCCCGAGCGTCATCCGCCTGCGCCGCTACGTGCGCCGCCCCCGCGCCCACCCCATTCCCTTCAACCGCCGCAACGTCCTGCGCCGCGACCACTTCGTCTGCCAGTACTGCGGGTCCCGCGAGGACCTCACCATCGACCACGTGCACCCCCGCTCACGCGGCGGACGGCACGGCTGGGACAACGTCGTCACCGCCTGCCGCATCTGCAACCAGCGCAAGGGCAGCCGCACGCCCGACGAGGCGCAGATGCCGCTGCGCATGCCGCCCCGCGCACCCAGCTTCGGCTTCTACGCCTACGGGCAGTTCGCGCAGATGCGCGAAGGCTGGGGCAAGTACATCGGCGAGAAGTAA
- a CDS encoding monothiol bacilliredoxin BrxC family protein, with translation MTPVLVPLTTPDEVETFLAENPLSGVFKAGTCHKTMQGFGVLETFLKDHDLPIGFIRVVDWRPASNHVAARTGITHQSPQLIVFRDGEPVFDVDNWDITPEALEPVFATLVPARGEAAAVVAGSAAGSVEPYKALMRAFLDGQLPDWAFQDQYVNMFRDDASLRSKREFELLSNLFGDPDAYHGGLHQLGAPQERGNLKERVQELLSAL, from the coding sequence ATGACACCTGTACTCGTTCCGCTGACCACCCCCGATGAGGTCGAGACCTTCCTCGCCGAGAACCCGCTGTCCGGCGTGTTCAAGGCGGGCACCTGCCACAAGACCATGCAGGGCTTCGGGGTGCTGGAGACGTTCCTGAAGGACCACGATCTGCCGATCGGGTTCATTCGCGTGGTGGACTGGCGTCCGGCGTCGAACCACGTGGCGGCGCGGACGGGCATCACGCACCAGTCGCCGCAGCTGATCGTGTTCCGGGACGGCGAGCCGGTCTTCGACGTGGACAACTGGGACATCACGCCGGAGGCGCTGGAGCCGGTCTTCGCGACGCTGGTGCCCGCGCGCGGCGAGGCGGCGGCGGTCGTGGCTGGAAGCGCGGCGGGCAGCGTGGAGCCGTACAAGGCGCTGATGCGGGCCTTCCTGGACGGGCAGCTGCCCGACTGGGCCTTCCAGGACCAGTACGTGAACATGTTCCGTGACGACGCGTCGCTGCGCAGCAAGCGGGAGTTCGAGCTGCTGTCGAACCTGTTCGGGGATCCGGACGCGTACCACGGTGGGCTGCATCAGCTGGGCGCGCCGCAGGAGCGCGGGAACCTGAAGGAGCGCGTGCAGGAGCTGCTTTCGGCCCTGTAA